From one Coffea eugenioides isolate CCC68of chromosome 11, Ceug_1.0, whole genome shotgun sequence genomic stretch:
- the LOC113751501 gene encoding myb family transcription factor PHL8-like, giving the protein MSLQNQNLQTNDMALVLSSDAKPRLKWTPELHLRFVDAVNQLGGADKATPKSLMRVMGIHGLTLYHLKSHLQKYRLGKSQQSQHYNESKPEEERENQRSHFTAEVCEETQNQTNESLQIAQALHMQMEVQRKLYEQLEVQRHLQLRIEAQGKYLQSVLKKAQETLAEYNTSAAGVELAKAELSQLVSMVDIGCPTSSLSALTEIEGPILKATENKQLTSNGCSMESSLTSSESSGRKEQTQPMHEIDEKGKCNRNNIVLSLMEMQPGQNSRSNNQASEKKRTGSNTSVEKPLPKRFQPQRSDEQTGKFGFLETLDLNR; this is encoded by the exons ATGTCTCTACAGAATCAGAATCTGCAAACTAATGACATGGCCTTGGTTCTATCTAGTGATGCAAAACCTAGACTCAAATGGACTCCAGAACTTCACCTGCGCTTCGTCGATGCCGTCAATCAGCTTGGAGGTGCTGATA AGGCTACACCAAAATCATTGATGAGGGTGATGGGCATTCATGGATTGACACTGTACCATCTTAAGAGCCACTTGCAG AAATACAGGCTGGGAAAAAGTCAACAATCACAACATTATAATGAGAGTAAGCCAGAAG AGGAAAGAGAGAATCAGAGGAGTCACTTTACTGCAGAAGTTTGCGAGGAAACTCAGAATCAGACCAATGA GAGCTTGCAGATAGCCCAGGCTCTGCATATGCAAATGGAGGTGCAGAGGAAACTATACGAACAACTTGAG GTGCAAAGACATCTGCAATTGCGAATTGAAGCTCAAGGAAAGTATCTACAATCAGTTCTGAAGAAAGCACAGGAAACACTTGCTGAGTATAATACTTCTGCTGCTGGAGTTGAACTTGCCAAGGCAGAACTTTCTCAACTGGTATCAATGGTTGACATTGGCTGTCCAACTTCTTCCTTATCTGCATTGACAGAAATTGAAGGCCCGATCTTAAAAGCCACAGAGAATAAGCAATTGACAAGTAATGGATGTTCAATGGAAAGTTCTCTTACATCATCTGAGAGCTCAGGGAGAAAGGAACAGACTCAACCAATGCATGAAATTGACGAAAAGGGCAAGTGTAATAGAAACAACATCGTCCTCTCATTGATGGAAATGCAGCCAGGACAAAACAGTAGATCAAACAATCAAGccagtgaaaaaaaaagaactggAAGCAACACTTCTGTTGAAAAACCACTCCCGAAAAGATTTCAACCCCAAAGAAGTGATGAGCAAACAGGAAAGTTTGGATTCCTGGAAACCCTTGATTTGAATAGATAA
- the LOC113751191 gene encoding cyclic dof factor 1-like, which yields MSELKDPEIKLFGKTISLPQNNSVSSSVHADHHDDRQSSSNTAASEDKKNTLGEELAENEQEDDLSNPTAEELTERASISGISDDHKTSSAENETLSPKNTNEELGDNNSSQEKTLKKPDKILPCPRCNSMDTKFCYYNNYNVNQPRHFCKNCQRYWTAGGTMRNVPVGSGRRKNKNTCPSNYRHIMVSDALQAARGDGANGLHLPALKANGTVLTFGSERPLCESMATVLKLAERPHNHLPNGFHVPEQRFSIPCGVREIAKDRSTGSSSTISNSTEKGGSVESVSNNCQGYLQAVPPFSGPPWPYPWNSAQWRSPLPPPALSSPGFPISFYPAPPFWGCAAPTPWNLPWLSPAPSSPDHSALSATPTSPTLGKHTRNGNVLSPTNLLKEEETFDRKNTEGSILIPKTLRIDDPNEAAKSSIWSTLGIKNEKSESINRGSLFKAFPSKGDPKNRVADTSLVLQANPAAFSRSQSFREST from the exons ATGTCGGAACTGAAAGACCCGGAGATTAAGCTGTTCGGGAAGACGATATCATTGCCACAGAACAACTCCGTTTCGAGCTCTGTTCACGCTGATCATCATGATGATCGTCAAAGTTCTTCAAATACAGCTGCTTCTGAAGATAAGAAG AATACCTTAGGAGAAGAACTTGCTGAGAATGAACAAGAAGATGATTTATCCAATCCAACTGCTGAAGAGTTGACCGAGCGAGCATCAATATCTGGGATAAGTGATGACCATAAGACCTCCTCTGCTGAGAATGAAACTTTGTCACCCAAAAATACGAATGAGGAGCTAGGTGACAACAATTCCTCCCAAGAAAAGACGCTGAAGAAGCCTGATAAAATACTTCCGTGTCCAAGATGTAATAGCATGGATACCAAGTTCTGTTATTACAACAATTACAATGTCAACCAGCCTAGACATTTCTGCAAAAACTGTCAGAGATACTGGACTGCTGGTGGAACGATGAGAAATGTACCTGTTGGTTCTGGTCGCCGCAAGAATAAGAACACCTGCCCCTCCAATTATCGTCATATAATGGTTTCAGATGCTCTCCAAGCAGCTCGAGGTGATGGTGCAAATGGGCTTCACCTCCCAGCACTGAAGGCAAATGGCACTGTCCTCACATTTGGTTCAGAAAGACCGCTTTGCGAATCCATGGCAACTGTGTTGAAGCTTGCGGAGAGACCCCATAACCATCTTCCAAACGGATTTCATGTACCTGAACAAAGATTCTCTATCCCTTGTGGAGTGAGAGAAATTGCAAAAGATCGTTCAACTGGATCTTCTAGCACGATCTCAAATTCAACGGAAAAAGGGGGCAGTGTTGAATCAGTTTCAAATAATTGTCAGGGATATCTTCAAGCCGTACCACCCTTTTCTGGCCCTCCATGGCCGTATCCTTGGAATTCCGCTCAATGGAGAAGTCCACTACCTCCACCTGCACTTAGTTCTCCTGGTTTCCCTATATCATTTTATCCAGCACCACCTTTCTGGGGTTGTGCTGCACCGACCCCATGGAATTTGCCATGGCTATCTCCGGCACCTTCGTCTCCAGATCATTCTGCCCTGAGTGCTACTCCTACATCCCCTACATTAGGGAAACATACGAGGAATGGGAACGTTCTTAGTCCTACAAATCTACTCAAAGAAGAAGAGACTTTTGACAGGAAAAATACAGAGGGCTCCATTTTGATTCCTAAGACATTGAGGATTGATGATCCAAACGAAGCTGCAAAGAGCTCTATATGGTCAACGCTAGGAATTAAGAATGAGAAGAGCGAATCAATCAACCGAGGAAGTCTCTTCAAGGC